The proteins below come from a single Methanomassiliicoccales archaeon genomic window:
- the rnz gene encoding ribonuclease Z, giving the protein MRIVFLGTGGSLPTPKRNVSAVAVQVGSEIILFDCGEGTQRQFMRSSASFMKVHTVFITHLHGDHFLGIPALVQSMSFSGREKELFVFGPAGTAETTAAMLHLGYFQSGFPVTAQDLEDGDEVDFQHFKVKAVRSMHSVPSLAYVLEEQARPGKFDLDKAKALGIPTGPSFRRLQEGHSVSVNDRTVAPEMVMGPRRPGRKIAISGDTRPCEALIEAAKGADVLVHEATVASGLISDAREYGHSTAAEAAEVARRSEAKRLYLYHLSSRYDEAKELEEEARKVFPDSYVAEDLMVVQVDPPKGE; this is encoded by the coding sequence GTGCGCATAGTGTTCCTCGGCACCGGCGGAAGTCTCCCTACTCCAAAGCGGAATGTGAGCGCGGTGGCGGTGCAGGTGGGCTCGGAGATCATCCTATTCGACTGTGGCGAAGGGACACAAAGGCAGTTCATGCGTTCCTCGGCCTCCTTCATGAAGGTGCACACCGTCTTCATCACCCATCTGCATGGAGATCATTTCCTGGGCATTCCCGCTCTGGTCCAGTCCATGAGCTTCAGCGGAAGGGAGAAGGAGCTCTTCGTCTTCGGACCGGCAGGCACTGCCGAGACAACGGCAGCCATGTTGCACCTTGGCTATTTCCAATCGGGGTTCCCGGTGACGGCACAGGATCTCGAGGATGGGGACGAGGTCGATTTCCAGCATTTCAAGGTCAAGGCGGTGCGATCGATGCATTCCGTGCCCTCGTTGGCATATGTTCTGGAAGAGCAGGCGCGCCCGGGGAAGTTCGACCTCGACAAGGCAAAAGCTCTAGGAATCCCAACAGGACCTTCGTTCAGACGTCTGCAGGAAGGCCACTCCGTCTCTGTGAACGATCGCACGGTCGCGCCCGAGATGGTCATGGGGCCAAGAAGACCAGGAAGGAAGATCGCCATATCCGGGGACACTCGGCCTTGCGAAGCTCTGATCGAGGCGGCCAAGGGAGCCGACGTGCTGGTGCACGAGGCCACCGTCGCTTCCGGTCTCATCTCCGATGCGCGAGAGTATGGGCATTCCACCGCTGCAGAGGCAGCGGAGGTGGCTAGGAGATCGGAAGCCAAGCGCCTCTACCTCTACCATCTGAGCAGCCGCTACGATGAGGCCAAGGAACTGGAGGAGGAGGCTAGAAAGGTATTCCCTGATTCCTACGTTGCGGAGGACCTGATGGTGGTCCAGGTCGACCCTCCGAAAGGGGAATGA
- a CDS encoding SPFH domain-containing protein, with amino-acid sequence MSVIGADTFKWEDVDKRSNIMYRIPRNIKFNDNIVVREDEIAVFFRDGKVLDYIDRPDRYALTSLNAPIVGKIVKFLSGAQQQAEVVYLQKRVFDGKFGSKQPYQFRDKDFGIVNLRVFGEFRYKLSSAANFVNQFVGTLNFASSADVEERIKEQMVLLVYDSLGDMKNQGMGVVDMASNLTNIEQVVLSRSKDHFDLYGLSVDKVSGLYVSVPDEVQKAVDTRSSMQVLNANYMQYQSGQAMREAAQNPSGGAAGVGVGVGAGIGMGYQMMDSMRSPPGQQPPAQQAPMLPCPKCGTPNPVTSKFCSECGGKMAAATVPCPKCGEKVAEGTKFCPNCGTTLRVSKKCASCGAQVPASSKFCPECGKTA; translated from the coding sequence ATGAGCGTCATCGGGGCGGACACTTTCAAGTGGGAGGATGTGGACAAGCGCAGCAACATCATGTATCGCATCCCTCGCAACATCAAGTTCAACGACAACATCGTGGTAAGAGAGGACGAGATCGCGGTCTTCTTCCGCGACGGCAAGGTGCTGGACTACATCGACAGACCGGACCGTTACGCCCTTACCTCACTGAACGCGCCCATCGTCGGCAAGATCGTCAAATTCCTTTCCGGGGCACAGCAGCAGGCGGAGGTCGTCTACCTGCAGAAGAGGGTGTTCGACGGCAAGTTCGGGTCCAAGCAGCCCTACCAGTTCCGGGACAAGGACTTTGGCATCGTCAACCTGCGGGTGTTCGGCGAGTTCCGGTACAAGTTATCCTCGGCAGCGAACTTCGTGAACCAGTTCGTGGGTACCTTGAACTTCGCTTCCTCCGCCGACGTGGAGGAGCGCATCAAGGAGCAGATGGTGCTTCTGGTCTACGATTCCCTGGGCGACATGAAGAACCAGGGGATGGGCGTGGTGGACATGGCCTCCAACCTCACCAACATCGAGCAGGTCGTGCTCTCCCGGTCCAAGGACCACTTCGACCTCTACGGACTGAGCGTGGACAAGGTCTCTGGACTCTATGTCTCCGTTCCGGACGAGGTGCAGAAGGCGGTGGACACCCGCTCGTCGATGCAGGTGCTGAACGCCAACTACATGCAGTACCAGTCCGGGCAGGCCATGCGCGAGGCGGCCCAGAACCCGTCCGGTGGGGCGGCAGGCGTAGGAGTGGGCGTGGGAGCGGGCATCGGTATGGGCTACCAGATGATGGATTCCATGCGCTCGCCCCCGGGACAGCAGCCCCCGGCGCAGCAAGCGCCCATGCTTCCGTGCCCGAAGTGCGGAACCCCCAATCCGGTCACGAGCAAGTTCTGCTCCGAGTGCGGTGGGAAGATGGCAGCGGCCACGGTCCCCTGCCCCAAGTGCGGGGAGAAGGTGGCGGAAGGGACGAAGTTCTGCCCCAACTGTGGGACTACCCTGAGAGTAAGCAAGAAATGCGCTTCCTGCGGGGCTCAGGTTCCAGCCAGCTCCAAGTTCTGCCCGGAGTGCGGAAAGACCGCGTGA
- a CDS encoding glutamate synthase-related protein — protein sequence MQDVNPTSGMCPLCIEECQVMCEVGKSAFRGREVLYPSQEYFGTSTASANKDYLLDWSHFQILAELIGAYGIEPSPDKAFFENADVTTTVANSSKKPIKLGVPFVIAGLGSTAVAKRNWESLAKGAAMVGIIETVGENVCGMDHDSTYAKGKVQRSPDMEFRINCFRELWDGKTGDIAVQTNVEDQRGGVDEYVLSKLEVNIIERKWGQGAKAIGGEVRLDSLDRALELKKRGYLVLPDPEDKMVAEAFKAGAFKTFERHSRVGFPNRRSFVEDIESLRDKGAKYVFLKTGAYRPEIVAFTMKCASEAKIDMLTFDGAGGGTGMSPVPMMNEMSTPTVHLEAELLACAKIIRDQGRFVPDMVMAGGFVNETQMYKSMAMSNIGGGPLIKAIGMARSPILAAMKAGYFARLAEQGKLPKSFADEYSTDPKKFFVMASDLQDRFPKAKLGKDIPWGAVGLYTYFDRTAIGLKQLMAGSRKFKLENLARDDICALSEYASKVTGIDTFDSMSARVMPGILEFWDE from the coding sequence GTGCAAGACGTGAATCCGACGAGCGGGATGTGCCCCTTATGCATAGAGGAATGCCAGGTGATGTGCGAGGTCGGCAAGTCCGCCTTCCGCGGTCGCGAAGTGCTATACCCCAGTCAGGAGTACTTCGGGACCAGCACCGCATCCGCCAACAAGGACTACTTGTTGGATTGGTCGCACTTCCAGATATTGGCCGAGCTGATCGGTGCCTATGGCATCGAACCGAGCCCTGACAAGGCGTTCTTCGAGAATGCCGATGTGACCACCACAGTGGCGAACTCCTCCAAGAAGCCGATAAAGTTGGGAGTGCCATTCGTCATCGCCGGCCTGGGCTCGACCGCCGTGGCCAAGCGCAACTGGGAATCGCTGGCGAAGGGCGCGGCGATGGTGGGCATCATCGAGACCGTGGGCGAGAACGTCTGCGGCATGGACCATGATTCCACTTATGCCAAGGGCAAGGTGCAGAGATCTCCGGACATGGAGTTCCGCATCAACTGCTTCCGCGAGCTCTGGGACGGCAAGACCGGCGACATCGCCGTGCAAACGAACGTCGAGGACCAGAGGGGAGGCGTGGACGAATACGTGCTTTCCAAGCTGGAGGTCAACATCATCGAGCGCAAGTGGGGCCAGGGTGCCAAGGCCATCGGCGGCGAGGTGCGCTTGGATAGCCTGGACCGCGCCCTAGAGCTGAAGAAGCGCGGCTATCTGGTCCTGCCGGACCCGGAGGACAAGATGGTCGCCGAGGCTTTCAAGGCCGGCGCCTTCAAGACTTTCGAGCGGCACAGCCGGGTGGGCTTTCCGAACCGAAGATCGTTCGTGGAGGACATCGAGTCATTGCGCGACAAAGGCGCCAAGTACGTCTTCTTGAAGACCGGCGCCTATCGACCAGAGATCGTCGCTTTCACCATGAAATGCGCTTCCGAGGCCAAGATCGACATGCTCACCTTCGATGGCGCGGGGGGCGGCACGGGCATGTCCCCCGTTCCCATGATGAACGAGATGTCGACGCCCACCGTTCACCTGGAGGCCGAGCTCCTCGCCTGTGCCAAGATCATCAGGGACCAGGGACGGTTCGTGCCCGACATGGTCATGGCGGGCGGCTTCGTCAACGAGACCCAGATGTACAAGAGCATGGCCATGAGCAATATCGGCGGCGGACCGCTGATCAAGGCCATCGGAATGGCCCGCTCACCCATCCTGGCGGCCATGAAGGCCGGGTACTTCGCCCGATTGGCGGAGCAGGGCAAGTTGCCCAAGTCCTTCGCGGACGAGTATTCCACCGACCCGAAAAAGTTCTTCGTCATGGCCTCGGACCTGCAGGACCGATTCCCCAAGGCGAAGCTGGGCAAAGACATCCCCTGGGGCGCGGTCGGGCTGTACACCTACTTTGACCGGACGGCCATTGGATTGAAGCAACTGATGGCCGGTTCGAGGAAGTTCAAACTGGAGAACCTGGCCAGGGATGACATCTGCGCCTTGAGCGAGTATGCCAGCAAGGTCACTGGCATCGATACCTTCGACTCCATGTCGGCCAGGGTCATGCCGGGCATCCTCGAGTTCTGGGACGAGTGA
- a CDS encoding DNA alkylation repair protein, with translation MISKKAESAIRALRSHADARNVEGMARYGIVSQCVLGIPMPAMKALAKELGKDHDLAEEPWQSGIYEARILAAMVDDPRKVAREQMERWALDFDNWGLCDGVCNWLFDRTSHAWEVIPDWCCREEEYVKRAGFVLIAQRSVHDKKAEDERFRALLPLIKEGAKDERPMVRKAVNWALRQVGKRNIRLNTVAVEEAKKIAAIGSKGARWIASDALRELQSESISRRLRERAPRQQCQLS, from the coding sequence ATGATCTCGAAGAAAGCGGAATCCGCCATTCGAGCCTTGCGCTCCCACGCAGATGCACGGAACGTAGAAGGGATGGCCCGATACGGGATCGTTTCTCAGTGCGTCCTCGGGATCCCCATGCCGGCCATGAAGGCTCTTGCCAAGGAGCTGGGCAAAGACCACGACCTGGCGGAAGAGCCATGGCAAAGCGGCATCTACGAGGCGCGCATCCTGGCGGCGATGGTGGACGATCCAAGGAAGGTTGCCAGGGAACAGATGGAGCGCTGGGCCCTGGACTTCGACAATTGGGGCCTATGCGATGGCGTCTGCAACTGGCTTTTCGATCGCACTTCTCATGCCTGGGAAGTGATCCCGGACTGGTGCTGCCGCGAGGAAGAGTACGTCAAGAGGGCGGGCTTCGTACTTATCGCTCAGAGGTCCGTTCACGACAAGAAGGCAGAGGATGAGCGATTCCGGGCCTTGCTTCCGCTGATCAAGGAGGGTGCGAAGGATGAGCGTCCAATGGTCAGGAAGGCGGTCAATTGGGCGCTTAGACAGGTGGGCAAGCGCAATATCCGTCTCAACACCGTGGCAGTGGAAGAGGCAAAGAAGATCGCCGCCATCGGCTCGAAGGGCGCCAGATGGATTGCCTCAGATGCTCTCCGAGAGCTGCAGAGCGAGAGCATTTCCAGGCGCCTAAGGGAGCGAGCTCCCCGGCAACAGTGCCAATTGTCCTAA
- a CDS encoding methionine adenosyltransferase: MAKNIIVEKIDYTPIEKQRVELVERKGIGHPDSIADGLSESVSRALCRMYLEKYDRVLHHNTDETQIVGGQSNPRFGGGDVLEPVYILLVGRATTEVGGERLPYRSTAVHSAYEYLKNHFPNLDLETDVMVDCRIGKGSCDLCAVYESKKHLSNDTSFGVGYAPYSQTERVVLESERYINGALKRKYKETGEDVKVMAARMGDTINLTCAIAMVDRYIPDGDHYQNAVAEIKEKIADNAVKYTDLNVKVDVNTADNYKAGVYYLTATGLSMENGDDGSVGRGNRVNGLITPFRPMSMEASAGKNPITHAGKLYNILSKFIAEDIANAAGGDVLEAEVRILSQIGKPIDNPQTCSVQLIIAPGANYKKWEKEARSIADNWLDNIDTVTKKVVNGEITVF, encoded by the coding sequence ATGGCCAAGAACATCATCGTGGAGAAGATAGATTACACTCCGATAGAGAAGCAGAGAGTGGAGCTGGTGGAACGCAAGGGCATCGGTCATCCGGATAGCATCGCCGATGGTCTCTCCGAGTCGGTCAGCCGAGCGCTGTGCCGAATGTATCTGGAGAAATACGACCGAGTGCTGCATCACAACACCGATGAGACGCAGATCGTCGGAGGACAGTCCAACCCCCGCTTCGGCGGCGGCGATGTGCTCGAACCGGTCTACATCCTCCTCGTCGGTCGGGCCACCACCGAGGTCGGCGGCGAGCGTCTCCCGTATCGTTCCACCGCAGTCCATTCGGCCTACGAGTACCTCAAGAACCATTTCCCCAACCTCGACCTGGAGACGGATGTCATGGTGGACTGCCGCATCGGCAAGGGCTCCTGTGACCTATGCGCCGTCTACGAGAGCAAGAAGCACCTCTCCAACGACACCTCCTTCGGCGTGGGATACGCTCCCTACAGCCAGACGGAGAGGGTCGTGCTGGAGAGCGAGAGATACATCAACGGCGCGCTCAAGCGCAAGTACAAGGAAACGGGCGAGGACGTAAAGGTCATGGCCGCGCGCATGGGCGACACCATCAACCTCACCTGCGCCATCGCCATGGTGGACCGCTACATCCCTGACGGGGATCACTATCAGAATGCCGTGGCAGAGATAAAGGAGAAGATCGCGGACAACGCAGTGAAGTACACCGACCTGAACGTCAAGGTGGACGTCAACACGGCGGACAACTACAAGGCAGGGGTGTACTACCTCACGGCCACGGGCCTGAGCATGGAGAACGGGGATGATGGTTCCGTCGGCCGAGGCAACCGGGTGAACGGGCTCATCACTCCCTTCAGGCCGATGAGCATGGAGGCCTCCGCGGGCAAGAACCCCATCACTCACGCGGGCAAGCTATACAACATCCTTTCGAAGTTCATCGCCGAGGACATTGCGAACGCCGCCGGCGGGGACGTGCTGGAAGCGGAGGTGCGCATCCTCTCCCAGATCGGCAAGCCCATCGACAACCCGCAGACCTGCAGCGTGCAGCTCATCATCGCTCCTGGAGCCAACTACAAGAAGTGGGAAAAGGAAGCGAGGTCGATAGCCGATAACTGGCTGGACAACATCGACACGGTGACGAAGAAAGTTGTAAATGGCGAGATAACCGTATTCTAA
- a CDS encoding redoxin domain-containing protein — protein sequence MCEEDARMGIPLLGDKFPEVEVQTTHGMKKLPDDYKGKWFVLFSHPADFTPVCTTEFYAFMKRYEKFQRLDCELIGLSIDQVFSHIKWVE from the coding sequence ATGTGTGAGGAAGACGCAAGAATGGGCATTCCCCTTCTGGGTGACAAGTTCCCTGAGGTAGAGGTCCAGACCACCCATGGGATGAAGAAACTGCCTGATGACTACAAGGGCAAATGGTTCGTGCTATTCAGCCACCCCGCTGATTTCACTCCAGTCTGCACCACCGAGTTCTATGCCTTCATGAAGAGGTATGAGAAGTTCCAGAGACTGGATTGCGAGCTCATCGGTCTCTCCATCGACCAGGTGTTCTCGCATATCAAGTGGGTGGAGTGA
- a CDS encoding thioredoxin domain-containing protein, with the protein MSNSGTKEGPYPRTNHLANERSLYLRQHAHNPIDWHPWSAEAFQKAEREDRPVLLSIGYSTCHWCHVMARESFEDEYVASLLNRFFVCVKVDREERPDIDSIYMAACQLMTGGGGWPLTLVITPDRRPFFAATYLPRRGSPGSPGLVDIMTQVDSHWKLDRNPLMQTADQVLNALRQFAARRESGPIQENAFDLAYRQLADSFDDINGGFELAPKFPSPHRLLFLLRYHRPTGERQALDMVTTTLSKMREGGLYDHVGFGFHRYSTDARWHLPHFEKMLYDQAMQVLAYTEAYRITGDERWKRTAFEVLAYVEREMTSPFGGFYSAESADSEGEEGRFYVWTWKELDSMLSPEDMKIMVDAFGITKDGNFREEATRRRTGANVLHVVRSVPELAKDHSESEEQISASLSRSLSQAFDARESRLHPDRDDKVLTDWNGLMIAASARAAKVLGHPSALDSARKAANLISHHLMPDGRLRHRMVGTEVAIDGFLDDYACFAWGLVELFAATGEGVYLAQAESLVDVMSQRFWDERSGGFYQTAEDAEDVLVRMKESYDGATPSGNSVAAFVLAGLARLTGKKEYAERGVRTVQAFAEDVGSNPAAHAFMLCAHHDLKAWPEGP; encoded by the coding sequence ATGAGCAATAGTGGGACGAAGGAAGGACCCTACCCGCGCACCAACCATCTTGCCAATGAGCGGTCGCTTTACTTGCGGCAGCACGCACACAATCCTATCGATTGGCATCCCTGGAGCGCTGAGGCGTTCCAGAAGGCAGAGCGAGAGGACCGGCCAGTGCTCCTCTCCATCGGCTACTCCACCTGCCATTGGTGCCACGTCATGGCCCGCGAGTCGTTCGAGGACGAGTATGTGGCTAGCCTCCTCAACCGCTTCTTCGTGTGCGTCAAGGTGGACAGGGAGGAGCGGCCGGACATTGACAGCATATACATGGCCGCCTGCCAGCTTATGACCGGGGGAGGGGGCTGGCCTTTGACCTTGGTGATCACCCCGGACCGCAGACCGTTCTTCGCGGCCACCTATCTTCCCAGAAGGGGCTCGCCAGGCTCTCCAGGCTTGGTCGACATCATGACCCAGGTTGACTCCCACTGGAAGCTTGATCGGAACCCTTTGATGCAGACGGCCGACCAGGTCTTGAACGCGTTGAGGCAATTCGCTGCGCGCCGGGAATCGGGCCCTATCCAAGAAAATGCGTTCGATCTGGCATACCGACAGCTTGCCGATTCCTTTGACGACATCAATGGAGGATTCGAACTCGCTCCCAAGTTCCCTTCGCCCCACCGGCTGCTGTTCTTGCTTCGCTATCATCGACCGACCGGTGAGCGTCAAGCCCTCGACATGGTCACCACGACCTTGAGCAAGATGCGCGAAGGAGGGCTCTATGACCACGTTGGGTTCGGGTTCCATAGGTACTCGACGGACGCGCGCTGGCACCTTCCCCACTTCGAGAAGATGCTCTACGACCAGGCAATGCAGGTGCTGGCGTACACGGAGGCGTATCGCATCACCGGGGACGAGCGTTGGAAGAGGACGGCCTTTGAGGTGCTGGCCTATGTGGAACGGGAGATGACGTCGCCCTTCGGGGGTTTCTACTCGGCGGAAAGCGCGGATAGCGAAGGGGAAGAAGGGCGCTTCTATGTTTGGACCTGGAAGGAGCTCGATTCGATGCTTTCCCCCGAAGATATGAAGATCATGGTGGACGCCTTCGGTATCACCAAGGACGGCAACTTCCGGGAAGAGGCGACGCGCAGACGAACGGGAGCCAACGTTCTCCATGTGGTCCGTTCTGTTCCCGAATTGGCTAAGGACCATAGTGAGAGCGAGGAGCAGATCTCGGCTTCCCTATCTCGCTCCCTCTCTCAGGCCTTCGATGCCAGAGAGTCAAGGCTACATCCGGATAGGGATGACAAGGTGCTCACCGACTGGAACGGACTGATGATCGCCGCCTCCGCCCGGGCCGCCAAGGTGCTCGGACATCCGAGCGCGCTCGATTCGGCCCGAAAGGCTGCCAACCTCATCTCGCACCACCTGATGCCAGATGGCCGTCTGAGGCACCGGATGGTGGGAACGGAGGTGGCCATCGATGGCTTCCTGGACGACTATGCCTGCTTCGCCTGGGGTCTGGTAGAGCTGTTCGCTGCCACGGGGGAGGGAGTGTATTTGGCTCAGGCCGAGAGCCTGGTGGATGTCATGTCACAGCGATTCTGGGACGAGAGGTCGGGCGGTTTCTACCAAACGGCGGAGGACGCGGAAGATGTGCTGGTGCGAATGAAAGAGTCCTATGATGGAGCCACGCCGAGCGGCAACTCGGTGGCGGCGTTCGTTCTGGCGGGACTGGCCAGGTTGACAGGCAAGAAGGAATATGCGGAAAGAGGCGTGCGCACGGTGCAGGCGTTCGCGGAAGATGTGGGGTCCAACCCCGCGGCCCACGCCTTCATGCTCTGCGCCCACCATGATCTCAAGGCGTGGCCAGAGGGACCCTAG
- a CDS encoding zinc ribbon domain-containing protein, whose amino-acid sequence MASVQCPKCNAKVEFEAGSKFVKCSYCSSQIYIDRSGAGFYYIIPFMVQENDAVGVFRRWAAGSTKAKNLDRLAQLAGVKRQYFPVYYFKRDVDGKEEVKVEPAGSTTLPGLHNLKVVGGDMKIFDSKYDLGGVELIKPDIEMVSYLESLPGKPREQALVYFPIWKLDYVFNGKRYEVVLDGSSGEVFAASYPGRGSAPYTAVAVVGFGAFFAETLLTTVSFGLAALLMGITLVGVFVSSLLVAWRM is encoded by the coding sequence ATGGCCTCAGTCCAATGCCCGAAGTGCAATGCCAAGGTGGAGTTCGAAGCGGGGAGCAAGTTCGTCAAGTGCTCATACTGCTCGAGCCAGATCTACATCGATCGCTCAGGTGCCGGGTTCTACTACATCATCCCGTTCATGGTGCAGGAGAACGACGCCGTGGGCGTGTTCAGACGATGGGCGGCGGGCAGCACCAAGGCCAAGAACCTGGACCGATTGGCGCAGCTGGCTGGAGTAAAGCGCCAGTACTTCCCCGTCTACTATTTCAAACGAGACGTGGACGGCAAGGAGGAGGTCAAGGTGGAGCCCGCTGGTTCCACCACCCTGCCTGGATTGCACAACCTGAAGGTCGTGGGCGGAGACATGAAGATCTTCGACTCCAAATACGACTTGGGAGGAGTGGAACTCATCAAGCCAGATATCGAAATGGTGTCCTATCTCGAGTCCTTGCCGGGCAAGCCGAGAGAGCAGGCACTGGTGTACTTCCCCATCTGGAAGCTTGACTACGTCTTCAATGGCAAGAGATACGAAGTGGTCTTGGACGGCTCATCGGGCGAGGTGTTCGCCGCCTCCTATCCTGGAAGGGGTTCCGCCCCCTACACGGCCGTGGCGGTCGTGGGCTTCGGAGCTTTCTTCGCGGAGACCCTGCTTACCACCGTATCCTTCGGACTGGCGGCACTGCTCATGGGCATCACCTTGGTGGGCGTGTTCGTGAGCTCCCTCTTGGTCGCGTGGAGGATGTGA
- a CDS encoding EF-Tu/IF-2/RF-3 family GTPase, whose protein sequence is MTEELKSQAAIAGLMPNLSVAVIGPVDFAKDLGKKGTSSDITLYDVKRGEDTVSFIEATMYPERLAPLYYTCAIADMALLVVDQINAQFGESLLMLDVLQRHRGLILLRNFLTKEQLAPMIKGTVAENYAYVDGDLVKLREWLLDEAGKATAPAPSSAGGSVPIDHCFNVKGVGTVVLGLVARGEIRKHDTLKALPGKKETLVRSVQKHEDDFEMAVSGDRVGLSLKGVDSDELDRGFVLTNQSDMRCDLMIKGKAELIRFWPTPLKEGMVVHLGHWMQFIPARVVGVENGADWRRPMLELSLEKEVVHPPGARGVLMHMEGGKLRIVGTVELA, encoded by the coding sequence TTGACCGAAGAGCTCAAGAGCCAGGCAGCGATAGCAGGCCTGATGCCTAACCTGAGCGTGGCGGTCATCGGACCGGTGGACTTCGCCAAGGACCTGGGGAAGAAGGGCACATCCAGCGACATCACCCTCTACGATGTGAAGAGGGGGGAGGACACGGTCAGCTTCATCGAGGCGACCATGTATCCGGAGCGCCTTGCACCGTTGTACTACACTTGCGCCATCGCTGACATGGCTCTGCTGGTGGTCGATCAGATAAACGCCCAGTTCGGCGAATCGCTCCTCATGCTGGACGTGCTACAGCGCCATCGTGGCCTGATACTTCTGCGCAACTTCCTCACCAAGGAGCAGCTGGCACCGATGATCAAGGGCACGGTGGCGGAGAACTATGCTTATGTTGATGGCGACCTCGTGAAACTGCGCGAATGGTTATTAGATGAAGCGGGAAAAGCGACCGCCCCAGCTCCGTCGTCGGCCGGTGGTTCCGTCCCCATCGACCATTGTTTCAATGTGAAGGGCGTCGGCACGGTCGTCCTGGGGTTGGTGGCGCGCGGGGAGATACGCAAGCACGATACGCTCAAAGCCCTACCTGGAAAGAAGGAGACTCTGGTGCGATCGGTCCAGAAGCACGAAGACGATTTCGAGATGGCCGTTAGCGGAGACAGAGTGGGATTGTCATTGAAGGGCGTGGACTCGGACGAACTCGACAGAGGGTTCGTGCTCACCAATCAATCGGACATGAGATGCGACCTCATGATAAAAGGAAAAGCGGAGCTGATACGCTTCTGGCCCACGCCGCTCAAAGAGGGCATGGTGGTCCATCTCGGACATTGGATGCAGTTCATACCCGCCCGGGTGGTCGGGGTCGAGAACGGAGCTGACTGGCGACGGCCGATGCTAGAACTCTCCCTGGAGAAGGAGGTCGTTCATCCTCCCGGCGCAAGGGGGGTGCTCATGCACATGGAAGGTGGAAAATTGAGGATCGTGGGCACGGTCGAGCTCGCATAG
- a CDS encoding CBS domain-containing protein, with amino-acid sequence MKFPPATEIMRLRHALDITQMQLSSMSGVSQSTIAKIEKGAINGSYESVVRIFDALQGEMDRRRKGRQAKDVMSRNIISIQARDRVKKASELMRRSGYSQLPVFDGSQPVGNISEFGILTQLRDGTSMDEVRDRPVREVMNEAFPVVNEDTPLETATSLLSTSKAVLVGRKGKITGIITSSDVLKLI; translated from the coding sequence ATGAAATTTCCGCCCGCCACCGAGATCATGCGATTGCGACACGCGCTGGACATCACCCAGATGCAGCTGTCCTCCATGTCCGGGGTCTCGCAATCCACCATCGCCAAGATCGAGAAGGGGGCGATCAACGGCTCCTATGAATCGGTGGTGCGCATCTTCGACGCACTGCAAGGTGAGATGGACCGAAGGAGGAAGGGGAGGCAGGCGAAGGACGTCATGTCCCGCAACATCATCTCCATCCAGGCCAGGGACCGGGTGAAGAAGGCATCGGAACTGATGCGCCGTTCGGGATACTCCCAGCTGCCGGTCTTCGACGGCTCGCAGCCGGTAGGGAACATCAGCGAGTTCGGCATCCTGACACAGCTGCGGGACGGCACGAGCATGGACGAAGTGCGCGATCGTCCTGTCCGGGAGGTAATGAACGAGGCATTCCCAGTGGTGAACGAAGACACGCCCCTGGAGACCGCAACGAGCCTGCTGTCCACCTCCAAGGCGGTGCTGGTTGGCAGAAAAGGCAAGATTACGGGCATAATCACCTCCTCGGACGTGCTGAAGCTGATCTAG